A region from the Triplophysa rosa linkage group LG4, Trosa_1v2, whole genome shotgun sequence genome encodes:
- the f8a gene encoding 40-kDa huntingtin-associated protein isoform X2, whose product MAAEGDFLMRYRAVSNKLKKRFLRKPNVAEASEQFGQLAKELKQQDCPQYAAFCNLAMARCEQTLFNAPGEALALTDAARLFLASEQETRALGAPGFDENMQAAMNCYSFAIKEMNRPAEAIVHFQRAAELQIQTPIESLLSLWEMASCKILTRDYDGALAVLSEMQHMCQERGLQLPGTNTPVGAFMDFIAKCEISRVLLLMLLEPPPQKLLPEHAQTLERYAWESFDSHSQVNFLPENVFLLLQSVVMACQEKDTESLKALQTELWPLLSAEQNHLLHLVVQERITPSGQGI is encoded by the exons ATGGCAGCCGAGGGAGATTTTCTGATGCGCTACCGGGCTGTatcaaataaactgaaaaa GCGTTTTCTTCGGAAGCCTAATGTGGCGGAAGCAAGTGAACAGTTTG GTCAGCTGGCTAAGGAGCTGAAACAGCAGGACTGTCCTCAATATGCTGCCTTCTGTAATCTAGCCATGGCCCG TTGTGAGCAGACTCTGTTCAACGCCCCAGGAGAAGCCCTGGCTCTGACCGACGCCGCCCGACTCTTCTTGGCTTCTGAACAGGAAACCAGAGCGCTGGGAGCTCCCGGCTTTGATGAGAACATGCAGGCAGCAATGAACTGCTATAGTTTTGCCATCAAg GAGATGAACAGACCAGCGGAGGCCATAGTTCATTTTCAGAGGGCCGCAGAGCTGCAGATTCAAACTCCAATCGAGTCGCTGCTGTCGCTGTGGGAGATGGCCTCCTGCAAAATACTGACCC GTGACTACGACGGGGCTCTTGCTGTGCTCTCTGAGATGCAGCACATGTGTCAAGAGAGAGGACTACAGCTACCCGGCACCAACACCCCTGTCG GTGCGTTTATGGATTTCATAGCAAAGTGTGAGATCTCCAGAGTATTACTGCTTATGCTGCTTGAG CCTCCCCCTCAGAAACTGTTACCTGAGCATGCTCAAACGCTCGAGCGATACGCCTGGGAGTCATTCGACTCGCACAGTCAGG TAAACTTCCTCCCAGAGAATGTGTTCCTCCTACTGCAGTCAGTCGTg ATGGCTTGTCAGGAGAAGGACACGGAATCTTTAAAGGCTCTGCAGACAGAACTGTG GCCTCTGCTTTCGGCAGAACAGAATCATCTTCTACACTTAGTGGTGCAGGAGAGAATTACACCCTCCGGTCAGGGTATATAA
- the emp1 gene encoding epithelial membrane protein 1 isoform X1 has product MGGVLNAVKECGRGRDRGRGAGKRASSLMQRCSLPLNMLKALAGICFLHLTTIFFLFWATIDDAWWFTRTLYTDLWGKWVMENEDNVWVYMDIPTSYRKDYLQVVQAFAVLSCLFAVFSLCVFIFQLFTLGKGQRFTISGVVQLISCFCIMVALSVYTDHFHRDEKDGWYGWSYIMAWFGWLLTLFTGIMYIILRKRED; this is encoded by the exons ATGGGTGGGGTTCTCAATGCGGTAAAAGAGTGCGGGAGGGGGCGAGACCGCGGACGTGGTGCGGGGAAGCGAGCGTCCTCTCTGATG CAGCGGTGTTCTCTTCCTCTGAATATGTTGAAGGCCTTGGCAGGAATCTGTTTTCTTCATCTTACTACaatatttttcctcttttgggCAACTATCGATGAT GCCTGGTGGTTTACGAGGACCCTTTACACAGACCTGTGGGGCAAATGGGTGATGGAGAACGAAGATAATGTCTGGGTGTACATGGACATACCGACCTCCTACAGGAAAG ACTACCTGCAGGTGGTACAGGCGTTTGCAGTGCTGTCCTGCCTGTTTGCCGTGTTCTCACTCTGTGTATTCATCTTCCAACTCTTTACTTTGGGCAAAGGGCAGCGCTTCACCATCTCTGGAGTCGTGCAACTCATCTCCT GTTTCTGTATAATGGTTGCGCTGTCAGTCTACACGGATCACTTCCACAGAGATGAGAAGGACGGTTGGTACGGCTGGTCTTACATCATGGCCTGGTTCGGCTGGCTGCTGACCCTCTTCACTGGAATTATGTACATCATCCTTCGCAAACGAGAGGATTGA
- the si:ch211-243a20.4 gene encoding uncharacterized protein si:ch211-243a20.4 isoform X2 — MENRIRVALTGQTLIFNLSLNVPANRTYKSPDCYHQSKRINWDNEKILQSSVMETELKMHDVSFSGNYFCCYEGRTVHWVVLVRDKGYEEPSVSLDKGITIQMCVSGILLIFSVAGSLYILKSYKKQPPIKDKNNEVTEQRPEDAEDAAMDEDVASSSVYTDLEHRTCSIYNMLNPENEQNCKPQEDDEVFDSVYENV; from the exons ATGGAGAACAGAATCAGAGTGGCACTGACCGGACAAACTCTTATCTTCAACCTGTCACTGAATGTCCCTGCAAACCGCACCTATAAGAGTCCGGACTGCTACCATCAGTCCAAGCGGATCAATTGGGATAACGAGAAGATTCTCCAAAGTAGTGTGATGGAGACAGAACTCAAAATGCACGACGTCTCCTTTTCTGGAAATTACTTTTGCTGTTATGAAGGTCGGACAGTACATTGGGTGGTTCTTGTACGGG ATAAAGGTTATGAGGAGCCAAGTGTTTCGTTAGATAAGGGCATCACCATACAGATGTGCGTCTCAGGAATTCTACTGATCTTCAGTGTGGCTGGGTCGCTTTACATATTAAAGAGCTACAAG AAACAACCTCCTATCAAAGACAAAAATAATGAAGTGACGGAACAGAGACCTGAGGATGCTGAGGATGCAGCGATGGATGAAGATGTTGCATCCTCATCAGTCTACACG GACCTCGAACATAGAACATGCTCCATTTATAATATGCTGAATCCTGAAAACGAACAG AACTGCAAACCTCAAGAAGACGACGAAGTATTTGATTCCGTCtatgaaaatgtttga
- the LOC130553507 gene encoding zona pellucida sperm-binding protein 4: MYYKPKTFISFFVLSTITHHLSAFKPLLNCFGNVMTLTTRGREYTHILVDRAGASPLYLFQLPSYCGYDVKVTRRALLLMAPFDGCYITQEDGENRLVIIVDGKQFTLSCPFPHHLSAFHPYLHSHPFHHPLQPNLKRKPFIPHVPGSIRVIGTMRHPTTPLKPETSKPPAVPYEPPLVTPPIHPTNIYQHPIPTRVSQNDIPGFSTFIHPTISHGTNEEEQTDLLPQIPISPPTEQPSKVTSPSLICTRNRMTATLPSAKMASIKVKETKTDSWMSIASVPASCNYTLRSRSGAVVLSSPLPACHTQKLSSSVTSLFIRFWDSSQMRTRTIHLQCRHALLPDALEPFHQIIPRTTSTPASARQPPNVQVLCSSQHMSVKVPPGPIFSLLVEAPSSGIKTQIKAVPLLEAASHCGYSLKRDKDGAFNILLPYSSCHMTQQDGQHKIILKYETPDGRPVETLLSCQASDSQECNVIPDQQLVCGSGALSSTECHDKGCCYSLDTQLCYYPMDECTADHHFVFSVNSSVANPPLSPSTLVTAGNSSCSPEKVTADFALFKIPLDECGVHRYEVGKTVIYMVEILNRVQSVSLNYGTITRDSPVRLLVECRYYPGSVVSVGYLVKSPSLGPAIKAQGVFGVQLRIAKDEYYNDFYPQYHQPLRMLLGKPLYLEVRLMNPPDPTALLLVHYCVAYPRSAKSAWILIYDGCPNSLDQTPTHTPPATPAEALTNQVRRFTVTTFKFLPEDDSLQTNEEIYFMCSTEVCLPSDGPCIEGCFEDPANVKS; encoded by the exons ATGTATTACAAACCtaaaacattcatttcattCTTCGTATTATCAACAATAACACATCATCTCAGCGCTTTCAAACCTCTGCTAAACTGTTTTGGAAATGTCATGACTTTAACAACTCGTGGGAGAGAATACACGCACATCCTTGTGGACCGAG CGGGTGCGTCCCCATTATATTTGTTCCAGTTGCCTTCATACTGTGGTTATGATGTCAAAGTCACACGGAGAGCTCTTTTGCTCATGGCACCGTTTGATGGGTGTTACATCACACAAGAG GATGGAGAGAACCGGCTTGTCATCATCGTGGATGGAAAGCAGTTCACCCTCTCTTGTCCATTTCCTCACCATCTTTCTGCATTTCACCCCTACCTTCATTCACATCCATTCCATCATCCGCTGCAGCCCAATCTGAAGCGAAAACCTTTTATCCCACATGTTCCTGGTTCTATACGAGTTATTGGTACCATGCGCCATCCTACAACACCGCTTAAACCAGAGACATCTAAACCCCCTGCGGTTCCTTATGAACCACCCTTGGTAACTCCACCCATCCACCCAACTAATATTTACCAGCACCCAATACCAACTCGTGTTTCCCAAAACGACATCCCTGGGTTTTCCACCTTCATTCATCCTACTATATCTCATGGTACCAATGAAGAAGAGCAAACTGACCTGTTGCCCCAAATTCCCATCTCTCCTCCCACTGAACAACCTTCCAAGGTCACGTCTCCATCACTTATTTGCACAAGGAACAGAATGACGGCTACTCTGCCCTCCGCAAAAATGGCCTCCATTAAAGTCAAAG aaacaaagacagacagCTGGATGTCAATTGCATCGGTTCCGGCGTCCTGTAATTACACACTTCGCTCAAGGAGTGGTGCTGTTGTGCTCTCGTCACCACTGCCGGCCTGTCACACACAAAAACTG TCGTCCTCTGTGACCTCTCTCTTCATACGCTTCTGGGATTCCTCTCAGATGCGAACCCGAACCATACATCTTCAGTGTCGGCACGCGCTTCTTCCCGACGCGCTCGAACCTTTCCATCAGATCATACCTCGCACTACAAGCACGCCCGCATCTGCTCGACAACCCCCTAACGTTCAGGTGTTGTGTTCCAGCCAACATATGAGCGTAAAAGTGCCGCCTGGACCGATATTCAGTCTCTTGGTTGAAG ccCCCTCCAGTGGCATCAAAACGCAAATTAAAGCCGTGCCCCTTTTGGAGGCCGCGAGTCATTGTGGCTACTCTCTGAAAAGAGACAAAGACGGTGCCTTTAACATCCTTCTGCCTTATTCTTCCTGTCACATGACTCAGCAG gATGGGCAACACAAAATTATATTGAAATATGAGACGCCGGATGGACGTCCTGTCGAGACGTTGCTGTCGTGCCAAGCTTCTGACAGTCAGG AGTGCAACGTGATCCCTGACCAGCAGCTGGTTTGTGGATCTGGGGCTTTATCGTCAACAGAATGCCATGACAAAGGTTGCTGTTATTCTTTAGACACCCAGCTGTGCTATTACCCTATGGACG AATGCACGGCAGATCATCATTTTGTTTTCTCGGTTAACTCCTCCGTGGCAAATCCGCCCCTTTCCCCGTCCACCCTCGTCACTGCTGGTAACAGCTCTTGCTCACCCGAGAAAGTTACCGCTGACTTTGCCTTGTTCAAGATACCGCTGGATGAATGCGGCGTCCACCGATAT GAGGTGGGTAAAACGGTCATCTACATGGTCGAGATCCTGAATCGAGTGcagtctgtcagtttaaatTACGGCACCATCACCAGAGACTCGCCTGTAAG GTTGTTGGTTGAGTGTCGCTATTATCCCGGCTCTGTGGTAAGCGTGGGATACCTGGTGAAAAGTCCTTCCCTCGGACCTGCTATCAAAGCTCAGGGGGTGTTTGGTGTTCAGCTCAGAATCGCAAAAG ATGAATACTACAACGACTTTTACCCACAATACCACCAGCCCCTGCGTATGCTGCTGGGGAAACCCCTTTATCTGGAAGTGCGCTTGATGAACCCTCCGGACCCCACTGCTTTGCTGCTGGTGCATTACTGTGTTGCTTACCCACGCTCCGCAAAATCTGCATGGATCCTTATTTACGATGG GTGCCCAAACTCTCTCGACCAAACTCCAACCCACACGCCACCGGCCACACCTGCGGAAGCTCTGACCAATCAAGTTCGGCGATTCACTGTCACTACGTTCAAGTTCCTGCCTGAAGATGACAGCTTACAAACGAATGAGGAG atttattttatgtgttcaaCTGAGGTTTGTCTGCCATCAGACGGTCCATGCATTGAAGGGTGCTTTGAAG ATCCTGCAAACGTGAAGTCTTGA
- the f8a gene encoding 40-kDa huntingtin-associated protein isoform X3 yields MCQLAKELKQQDCPQYAAFCNLAMARCEQTLFNAPGEALALTDAARLFLASEQETRALGAPGFDENMQAAMNCYSFAIKVYIEMNQPVMAASLSLELGNALKEMNRPAEAIVHFQRAAELQIQTPIESLLSLWEMASCKILTRDYDGALAVLSEMQHMCQERGLQLPGTNTPVGAFMDFIAKCEISRVLLLMLLEPPPQKLLPEHAQTLERYAWESFDSHSQVNFLPENVFLLLQSVVMACQEKDTESLKALQTELWPLLSAEQNHLLHLVVQERITPSGQGI; encoded by the exons ATGT GTCAGCTGGCTAAGGAGCTGAAACAGCAGGACTGTCCTCAATATGCTGCCTTCTGTAATCTAGCCATGGCCCG TTGTGAGCAGACTCTGTTCAACGCCCCAGGAGAAGCCCTGGCTCTGACCGACGCCGCCCGACTCTTCTTGGCTTCTGAACAGGAAACCAGAGCGCTGGGAGCTCCCGGCTTTGATGAGAACATGCAGGCAGCAATGAACTGCTATAGTTTTGCCATCAAg GTCTATATTGAGATGAATCAGCCTGTTATGGCCGCCAGTCTCTCACTGGAGCTTGGCAATGCTCTAAAG GAGATGAACAGACCAGCGGAGGCCATAGTTCATTTTCAGAGGGCCGCAGAGCTGCAGATTCAAACTCCAATCGAGTCGCTGCTGTCGCTGTGGGAGATGGCCTCCTGCAAAATACTGACCC GTGACTACGACGGGGCTCTTGCTGTGCTCTCTGAGATGCAGCACATGTGTCAAGAGAGAGGACTACAGCTACCCGGCACCAACACCCCTGTCG GTGCGTTTATGGATTTCATAGCAAAGTGTGAGATCTCCAGAGTATTACTGCTTATGCTGCTTGAG CCTCCCCCTCAGAAACTGTTACCTGAGCATGCTCAAACGCTCGAGCGATACGCCTGGGAGTCATTCGACTCGCACAGTCAGG TAAACTTCCTCCCAGAGAATGTGTTCCTCCTACTGCAGTCAGTCGTg ATGGCTTGTCAGGAGAAGGACACGGAATCTTTAAAGGCTCTGCAGACAGAACTGTG GCCTCTGCTTTCGGCAGAACAGAATCATCTTCTACACTTAGTGGTGCAGGAGAGAATTACACCCTCCGGTCAGGGTATATAA
- the f8a gene encoding 40-kDa huntingtin-associated protein isoform X1 — protein MAAEGDFLMRYRAVSNKLKKRFLRKPNVAEASEQFGQLAKELKQQDCPQYAAFCNLAMARCEQTLFNAPGEALALTDAARLFLASEQETRALGAPGFDENMQAAMNCYSFAIKVYIEMNQPVMAASLSLELGNALKEMNRPAEAIVHFQRAAELQIQTPIESLLSLWEMASCKILTRDYDGALAVLSEMQHMCQERGLQLPGTNTPVGAFMDFIAKCEISRVLLLMLLEPPPQKLLPEHAQTLERYAWESFDSHSQVNFLPENVFLLLQSVVMACQEKDTESLKALQTELWPLLSAEQNHLLHLVVQERITPSGQGI, from the exons ATGGCAGCCGAGGGAGATTTTCTGATGCGCTACCGGGCTGTatcaaataaactgaaaaa GCGTTTTCTTCGGAAGCCTAATGTGGCGGAAGCAAGTGAACAGTTTG GTCAGCTGGCTAAGGAGCTGAAACAGCAGGACTGTCCTCAATATGCTGCCTTCTGTAATCTAGCCATGGCCCG TTGTGAGCAGACTCTGTTCAACGCCCCAGGAGAAGCCCTGGCTCTGACCGACGCCGCCCGACTCTTCTTGGCTTCTGAACAGGAAACCAGAGCGCTGGGAGCTCCCGGCTTTGATGAGAACATGCAGGCAGCAATGAACTGCTATAGTTTTGCCATCAAg GTCTATATTGAGATGAATCAGCCTGTTATGGCCGCCAGTCTCTCACTGGAGCTTGGCAATGCTCTAAAG GAGATGAACAGACCAGCGGAGGCCATAGTTCATTTTCAGAGGGCCGCAGAGCTGCAGATTCAAACTCCAATCGAGTCGCTGCTGTCGCTGTGGGAGATGGCCTCCTGCAAAATACTGACCC GTGACTACGACGGGGCTCTTGCTGTGCTCTCTGAGATGCAGCACATGTGTCAAGAGAGAGGACTACAGCTACCCGGCACCAACACCCCTGTCG GTGCGTTTATGGATTTCATAGCAAAGTGTGAGATCTCCAGAGTATTACTGCTTATGCTGCTTGAG CCTCCCCCTCAGAAACTGTTACCTGAGCATGCTCAAACGCTCGAGCGATACGCCTGGGAGTCATTCGACTCGCACAGTCAGG TAAACTTCCTCCCAGAGAATGTGTTCCTCCTACTGCAGTCAGTCGTg ATGGCTTGTCAGGAGAAGGACACGGAATCTTTAAAGGCTCTGCAGACAGAACTGTG GCCTCTGCTTTCGGCAGAACAGAATCATCTTCTACACTTAGTGGTGCAGGAGAGAATTACACCCTCCGGTCAGGGTATATAA
- the emp1 gene encoding epithelial membrane protein 1 isoform X2, with product MEKLKSISTQRCSLPLNMLKALAGICFLHLTTIFFLFWATIDDAWWFTRTLYTDLWGKWVMENEDNVWVYMDIPTSYRKDYLQVVQAFAVLSCLFAVFSLCVFIFQLFTLGKGQRFTISGVVQLISCFCIMVALSVYTDHFHRDEKDGWYGWSYIMAWFGWLLTLFTGIMYIILRKRED from the exons ATGGAGAAACTCAAAAGTATATCTACT CAGCGGTGTTCTCTTCCTCTGAATATGTTGAAGGCCTTGGCAGGAATCTGTTTTCTTCATCTTACTACaatatttttcctcttttgggCAACTATCGATGAT GCCTGGTGGTTTACGAGGACCCTTTACACAGACCTGTGGGGCAAATGGGTGATGGAGAACGAAGATAATGTCTGGGTGTACATGGACATACCGACCTCCTACAGGAAAG ACTACCTGCAGGTGGTACAGGCGTTTGCAGTGCTGTCCTGCCTGTTTGCCGTGTTCTCACTCTGTGTATTCATCTTCCAACTCTTTACTTTGGGCAAAGGGCAGCGCTTCACCATCTCTGGAGTCGTGCAACTCATCTCCT GTTTCTGTATAATGGTTGCGCTGTCAGTCTACACGGATCACTTCCACAGAGATGAGAAGGACGGTTGGTACGGCTGGTCTTACATCATGGCCTGGTTCGGCTGGCTGCTGACCCTCTTCACTGGAATTATGTACATCATCCTTCGCAAACGAGAGGATTGA
- the si:ch211-243a20.4 gene encoding NFAT activation molecule 1 isoform X1, with the protein MYVAKPVLCWIFILCCWRGTEAKAKISMENRIRVALTGQTLIFNLSLNVPANRTYKSPDCYHQSKRINWDNEKILQSSVMETELKMHDVSFSGNYFCCYEGRTVHWVVLVRDKGYEEPSVSLDKGITIQMCVSGILLIFSVAGSLYILKSYKKQPPIKDKNNEVTEQRPEDAEDAAMDEDVASSSVYTDLEHRTCSIYNMLNPENEQNCKPQEDDEVFDSVYENV; encoded by the exons ATGTACGTGGCAAAGCCTGTCTTGTGTTGGATCTTCATCCTGTGCTGCTGGCGAGGAACTGAAG CAAAAGCTAAAATCTCAATGGAGAACAGAATCAGAGTGGCACTGACCGGACAAACTCTTATCTTCAACCTGTCACTGAATGTCCCTGCAAACCGCACCTATAAGAGTCCGGACTGCTACCATCAGTCCAAGCGGATCAATTGGGATAACGAGAAGATTCTCCAAAGTAGTGTGATGGAGACAGAACTCAAAATGCACGACGTCTCCTTTTCTGGAAATTACTTTTGCTGTTATGAAGGTCGGACAGTACATTGGGTGGTTCTTGTACGGG ATAAAGGTTATGAGGAGCCAAGTGTTTCGTTAGATAAGGGCATCACCATACAGATGTGCGTCTCAGGAATTCTACTGATCTTCAGTGTGGCTGGGTCGCTTTACATATTAAAGAGCTACAAG AAACAACCTCCTATCAAAGACAAAAATAATGAAGTGACGGAACAGAGACCTGAGGATGCTGAGGATGCAGCGATGGATGAAGATGTTGCATCCTCATCAGTCTACACG GACCTCGAACATAGAACATGCTCCATTTATAATATGCTGAATCCTGAAAACGAACAG AACTGCAAACCTCAAGAAGACGACGAAGTATTTGATTCCGTCtatgaaaatgtttga
- the si:ch211-243a20.3 gene encoding uncharacterized protein si:ch211-243a20.3 codes for MTAKKMLMLPLVVVAFLSPCLGISNEVDYGNWNYRDGAENVNVANIRSITRVLDAWGKRIFKDIKTLLHSQPSDLLPDYSRVRPLSESLNDLFREVSHLQKRITDLNNRLATLEPFLRHHGYREEGEDGEDGKEPPQGATGAGIILSKYQRYYKVPELRPTVVRVRRVRVNNEKKRSRQVKVNERGRKTM; via the exons atGACGGCAAAAAAGATGCTGATGCTACCGCTGGTAGTCGTGGCATTTTTGTCTCCATGTCTTGGGATAAGCAATGAAGTGGATTATGGGAACTGGAACTACAGAGACGGAG CAGAGAACGTGAACGTGGCGAACATCCGCAGCATCACTCGAGTGTTGGACGCCTGGGGTAAACGTATATTCAAAGACATCAAGACACTCCTACACTCACAACCCAGTGACCTTCTGCCAGACTACTCCAG GGTTCGTCCTCTTTCGGAGTCCCTAAATGATCTCTTCAGAGAAGTCTCCCATTTACAGAAGCGAATCACAGACCTTAACAATCGCCTAGCAACCCTGGAACCCTTCCTCCGTCATCACGGTTACCGCGAGGAAGGGGAGGATGGAGAAGATGGCAAAGAGCCGCCTCAGGGTGCGACAGGGGCGGGGATAATCCTGTCAAAGTATCAGCGTTATTACAAGGTTCCAGAACTCCGGCCTACAGTGGTGCGCGTTAGGCGAGTGAGAGtgaacaatgaaaaaaaaagatcaagGCAAGTGAAAGTGAACGAGAGAGGTAGAAAAACAATGTGA
- the emp1 gene encoding epithelial membrane protein 1 isoform X3 codes for MLKALAGICFLHLTTIFFLFWATIDDAWWFTRTLYTDLWGKWVMENEDNVWVYMDIPTSYRKDYLQVVQAFAVLSCLFAVFSLCVFIFQLFTLGKGQRFTISGVVQLISCFCIMVALSVYTDHFHRDEKDGWYGWSYIMAWFGWLLTLFTGIMYIILRKRED; via the exons ATGTTGAAGGCCTTGGCAGGAATCTGTTTTCTTCATCTTACTACaatatttttcctcttttgggCAACTATCGATGAT GCCTGGTGGTTTACGAGGACCCTTTACACAGACCTGTGGGGCAAATGGGTGATGGAGAACGAAGATAATGTCTGGGTGTACATGGACATACCGACCTCCTACAGGAAAG ACTACCTGCAGGTGGTACAGGCGTTTGCAGTGCTGTCCTGCCTGTTTGCCGTGTTCTCACTCTGTGTATTCATCTTCCAACTCTTTACTTTGGGCAAAGGGCAGCGCTTCACCATCTCTGGAGTCGTGCAACTCATCTCCT GTTTCTGTATAATGGTTGCGCTGTCAGTCTACACGGATCACTTCCACAGAGATGAGAAGGACGGTTGGTACGGCTGGTCTTACATCATGGCCTGGTTCGGCTGGCTGCTGACCCTCTTCACTGGAATTATGTACATCATCCTTCGCAAACGAGAGGATTGA